The Desulfomonilia bacterium DNA segment CGATTGTGAATGTCTTTATGTCGGCCCCGCTGTGCCTTGCGAGAATTGCTGTAACGAGCGATGAATCAACGCCGCCTGAGAGAAATACACCGACCGGCACATCTGCGATAAGCCGCTTTTTAAAGGCATCAATCATTATTTCTTCAAGCTCTTCAATATAAAACTCTTCACTGAGAGGCGAACGTGATTCCTCGAATGAATTCATATCCCAGTATCTGTGATGCTCGATTTTCATATCCCTTGATATTTTAAGGAAACAGCCCGGCTCGATTTTGAACACGTTTTTATAGATTGAGCGCGGTGCCGAGATATAACCGTAATGGAAAAACTCGCCGAGTGAATAGGTATCTATATCAAGCCTGTCCGCGAGACCTGTGTGAAGTCCCTTTAGCTCCGAGGCGAATGCGAAGGCGACCCCATTTGAATAATAAAAAAGCGGCTTTACGCCTATCCTGTCCCTGAACAGATAGAGGGTCTTTTCCAATGAATCCCAGACTGCAAAAGCGAACATGCCATTAAAGCGTTTGACACATTCAGGCCCCCATTTGATGAAGGCGTTCAGAACCACTTCGGTGTCGGATGTTCCCCTGAAACTGAAATCGGAAAGCTCTTCTTTTAGTTCACGGAAATTATAAACCTCACCATTGTAGCAGATGATATATCTGCAATCATTTGACACCATGGGCTGATGGCCTGTCGGGCTTAAATCAATTATTGAAAGCCTTCTGTGACCGAGAGCGAGTCCGGCTTTTTTGTCAACATAGAGCCCAGCATCATCCGGTCCGCCGCGATGCATGACATCGCGCATCCTGACGCAGATGTCCCCGAGGTTATCTTTATCAGATTGTATCCAGATCCCAGCTATTCGGCACATAAAGATTTTAAGTAGGTCTTTAAAGTAAGAAAAATGTTCGCATTCCGATTGATAATCTTAAATAATGGAAGAGACAGGATACTTAATATAAGGCTGAAAGGCATCACATAAGAAGACATATGCCTTTGTGTCAATGTGATTATATTCTTTACCGCAAACTCGTCCCTGATATTTCCTTTTCTTATGAATCCAAAAATCGGAGGCAGGTATTTTAATATTTTTTCTTTTATGAACCTGTTCCGTAAAGACTGGTGGTCGGGATGATACACAATGGCTGTCTTAACCACATGAACCTTGAAGCCTTTTTTTGCCGCTCTCAGGCAATAATCCCAGTCCTCGAAACCGACAAAAAAAGATGGGTCGTATATTCCGATTTCTTCTATTACCTTTCTATGAATGAGAAGGCCTGCTGTGCCTGCCGCATTAACTATGTCGGCATCTGCCGGTGCGGGATACATATATCCGAGCATCCCTTTGTTTCTTTTGAAATAATTCAAGACCCTTCCGGTTTCAGGGTCTTTTATGACAGGAGCTCTAATAAACCCTTTGCCATCTTTCAGAAGCTTTTCTAGACAGTCCTTTTCCGGGTAATCATCTTCATCATGCAGCCATATCCACTCAGCACCCTCATCAAACGCCTTTTTCATTCCAAGCGAAAATCCTCCTGCCGAGCCAAGGTTGTCTTCTGATGTATATAAATGTATTTTAAAAGGTTTTTCTGAAACTGATTTCCAGGACAATATCACTGGATCAATGCATCTGCTGTTATCGATGATTATAACATCATTGATTGGATTGGTCTGATAATTTATGAACTTGAGACATTTTTGAAGACCGAAGATGTCTTTATAAGCAACAATTACAGGAAAGGTTCGATTGATCATTCAGATAGTTCCGCTAATGGATTGTTTTTTTTAAGATATATAAAAGAAGCTTTGCAGGAAGAATTCCAACTGAATAATTGTATTTAGAACGCATATAAGACTTATTTATTGCATCTTTCATACAAATAAGTTGTAGCTTTTGTGCTGTCCTTATTAATGGTTTGTTCTTTGTATATTGCTGCGTGTTATTAAAAATGATTTTCATCGAATCATAGAACTCTTTGCTTTGAGTAGTCGTTATTGTTTTCTCGCTGATATCTCTTCTAAATTCAGCAGTAACTTTTTTTATATGTTTGAAATCATAATTACGAGAGAGTCTTATCCATAAATCCCAGTCTTCATTAGCAAATAAGTTTTCATTAAAGAAGCCGGTATCCGAAAAGCAGGCTTTGTTATGCATAAAACATAGCGTTGGAGATATATTATGAACTAGTATTTTATCTTTAGAGAAATCAAATGAATATGGGAATGATTTACTGATCTTAACAGTATTTGCATTAGTATGAACTTGGCTTATCATGCATGCATCCGAGTAGGCAACTTTGTATTCTGAGTTTTCAAGGCAATTAACAAGAGTTTCCAGATGATTCGGATAGTATATGTCGTCATCATCTAAATAAGCTATGTATTTTCCTTTAGATAATTTTATCCCGGTATTTCTTGCGGTTGATATTCCAAGATTTTTAAAATGATTAATAATTGTAATTCTATTGCTAAAACCAATGCTGTTTAGGATTTCATTAATGGGTGTGCCACCATCGTTCACCACAATAATCTCATAGTCACAAAATGTTTGAGATAGAATACTTATCAAAGCTTTTTTAAGTAGTTGAGGTCGGTTATATGTTGGTACAATAACAGATATTAACGGATTCATTATTTAATCAGTATGTGAAATGCGTCTAGCAATTAAAAAGATATTTTTTAATACGAGCTTCTCAGCTTCTCCAAATATGTTGATTTTGAAACTAATCACTAAATATATAATATCAAACAAACCAATTGCTATTATTAAGCCAACCCATGAACATGATATAGGGCGAATAAAGAAGGAAACTATCGCAAGTATTATACCTAATACCAATGGAGGACAATATGCAGACAGAAATAATGCATAAGGTGATAATTTTAAAAAGCGTTTCAACACGATTATTAGGAAAACCAAATCAACCGCATTTGTAAGAATCAGTGCAAAACCGGCACCATTAAGGCCGAACGGTTTAATAAATACCAGGCATGACAATCCCAGCACAACGGCCCTGAACATACAGTAAACAGTAAACTGCCTTATCCTACCTGTTCCGACTGCAATATTATTGGGAAGAGCTACAAATAAAGTGCTTAGAAAAAATGAAGCTGTAAGCAGCATTAGAACTGTATTAGTCTGGCTGCTTACTGTTTTGCCCACCCATATCAGCATAAAACTGTTGCCGAAAACAAACATGGGTATAAATATCATGCAGGATAGCACGGTAATAAATCTTGTTGAACGAATGTATATGTCTTTTAATTTTTCATGCTGGTCTGTTGAATGAAGTTCACTTGCCATGGGAAAAGTAAATCCGAGCATATAGGCAATCATATAAGAAAGTGAATTAACTATCATGAATGGAATTGAATATATTCCTGCTGCCGCAACCCCAAGCCAGATCCCGATCAATGTCTGGTCCAATCTGCTAACAATTGCGCTTAAGCCTCTATTAATTGCGCCATAACCAATATAGGAACGCAAACGCCTTATGGTAGGAAAGTCAAAACCAGGCTTAAACCGGTAGGCAGGCAGCAGAATCCTTGCAATCATCCAATATGCTATTCCGGCGCATACTGTTGACAAAACCCTCATCAAAACAAACCCGACAACACCATACCCTAGATAAACCAGTAATAAGCCGAAACCGATGCCTGCAAGATTGGTAATAATAGCAACGCCATATGTTATTTCAAATCTCTGCAGCCCCATGGAAACAGCTCTGCCCCATGACATGCCCACACTGCCCAGAAAACCTATGCCTGCAAGCTGGAAAACAATAACTGCCTGAGATGACATATCCGCTGGAACTTTAAAAACATTCTCACTTAGAATTTTCGCAAACAGGATTATGACGGTCATGCCGATAAAGCCGATTATCAGGTATAACTGAAGGGTATTGTTCAACATTTTATTGGCAGAAGCAGTGTCGTTCCGGGCATGATCTTCTGCAAGATATTTGGTTATCGGCAAATCCAGGCCCATATCCATGACCGTCAGGTATCCGATTATTACAGCCACAAGACTTTGCAGTCCAAAGGCGGTTTCTCCAACTGCATCAAGCAGGAGGGGAGTTGATACAAGGTTTATCACCATAGGGATGGCATATCCCAGCAGGCTGGAAAACATATTGATGGATGTTCTGTTTAATCTGTCCATATTTTTGAAAATAAGAAATTGTCAGCTAGATAATTAGAAAAGAAAAATGAGATCAGATTTATAATTTTAAGGTGTTGTTTATTGTATTTGCAAAACTTTCCGGCAGGAAATTTTTAAAGCGTTCTCCTGCCAGATAGTCCTTAATAGCATCCTGATATTTTTTATATTCCTGCTCATCAATATTAATAATAAAATCTTCAAGATCTTTATTGGTCTTGAATATTCTGCGGTCTACAAACGCATTACTGTCTACATAGTCTGTAATATTTGGAGCGCCAAGGTAAATTGGCACACAACCGCAGCGCATACTGTCAAATATTTTTTCAGTTATATAGCCAGGCTCACCCTCAAGATTTTCATAACACAGGCTGAAACGATAGAAGGGCAGGACGTCCCATTTGTTTTTTACTGTTCCCCTGTAAGAAGAGTATACTTGTTTTTTAAACGGCAATATTTTTTCAACAAGATTTGCAGGATTATTCCAGCCGTAACCATACAGATCAAAGTTTTCAGGAAGAGCTGTTTCGAAGTGACGGATTGATTTTATGCGCTCTGAATATAACTCCCGTTTGTGATTTGAATATTTATTCATCGAAATGTTTACAAGCAGCTTCTTTTTACCAAAAGGAATCTTGGGAATTATCGAAAACTTACCTGTCTGAGGCCAGCATATCTTGAAATATTTTATGCTATCCACAATGGAATCATTCCATGTAAATATAATATTAAAAGCCTCGTGATTTTCTCTTTTCCAGTTGTCAGGGCTCACTGCGGGAGCCTCCCACAGGAATAAAACCATTTTGTCTTTGAGATGGCTGTTTAAGCATTCCGAATAAAGATCACGGACTATAGAGATTCCCCTGGCTTTATTTATTGTCCGCTTTAATCTAGCCTTAAAATTTGAATACGGGAACACGCTTGCAATATCAAAAAAGAAAACCCATTCACAATCATGCAATGAATTGTCATCTGCAGTGGTCAGAAGATAATTTTTTTCTAACAGGCGATCTCTGAGAAATATATATGGATCATTATAAGAATCCCGCTCGTTCGGATCGAACATCCTGTTATTGCCGCCTGAGAGCGTATGAATAAGTATCTTTTTCAAATTTAACGTTTCAACATTATACTATTGCGTAGAATCAAGTTTTATCGCATCGAATATTTCTATGAATCTTTGTTTCATGTCATGGTCTCTCAATGTACGTTGATATCCCCTGAAGGCAATTTCTTCGCGTTCATCCTCATGCTTCAAGTAATAATGTATTTTTTCAATCATCTTATCTGTTGAATCATAAATGGCAATTTCATTGCTGATGTCATAGAGTTTTTCCAAGCCTTCAACATAATAGGATAACTGGAACCCTCCGCACGAACTTATTTCAAAATGTCTGCCCTTGACCTGCTCATGAATTTTATGATCATTTTTTATAAATACATAAGCTGTATTGCGCCATGCCTTGAGCGTTTCTGTAACAGGCCTGTTTATGCCCATTAGGTAACGGATATCCCAGGACACTGAATTGGAAAGGTTCAGATTGATTTTGCTTTTGTTGAAAATATCAATCATCTCTATATATTCAACTGGGCCGTTGTTCCAGCCCGCACCCCGAATCATGACATTTATGCCGGATTTTTCAATTTGCCTCAGGCACCATGCCCTGAAAGGATGAAACTGTCCGACAAAACTGACATCAATTGTTTTTGGCAGGTCTTTCTTTGTAAAAAATCCGGTGTTGCAGGCAAAAGGAGAGAAGATTGCATTTTTGTGTCCTGCATCCCTGAACCTTTTAACCCCGTGAACATCTGAAGTTGTTACAAAATTAAAATGTTCAGCCCAGAAATTTGAGTATTTCCGTCTCCAGATATCGTCAAAAAAATAACCAAGCGTTTTTGAATACTTATTTATTTCATCAACAATTTCAGGAATGAACTGATTGGTGTGTGGAACAAAAATAACAATATCAGGGCGGTATTCTTTTACTTTGTCAAGCAGGGCATTGTTCATTTTAAACCTGCCTGATTCATTGAATATTTTTAAAAAATCAAATTTCTCTACACTCTCAGTTATGCTCTTGAGCGTCAGATAGAAGTTGTAATATTCATAGGACTCGGCTTCATTCCTGCCAAAAGCTGCTACCAGCAAAATTTTCATTTTATATAATCTTTCAGATAGCTATCGAAGATTTCAAACAGGCGGTCCATCTGCTCTGTTGAATCAAAAGGATACAGTCCCAGATAGAAACCGGATTTATGAATCATGTTCGCCCCGTGAAGATTATCGTCTTTCAGGCTTGGGAACATGTTTACTACCGGCTGCAATGCAATATTGCCAGTGACAATAGGCCTTGTTTCAACTCCCATCTTTTCAAGGTATTTTAAAAAGTTCTCTTTAGAAAAAGGGCACTCGGGAGTGAGCATGACAGGCAGGGCGAACCATGAGCACTCGGCATTATCTGACACCTGCATCAGCCTCATAATGTCTTTGTATTTTAAAAGATAACTGCCGAAGTATTCAGCATTTTTTTTACGCTGTTTATGAAATTCAGGCTGGCGTCCAAGCTGCACCAGACCAAACCCGGCCTGAAGTTCGGTGGGCCTGAGATTAAATCCCCAGTTTATGAAAGTATATCTTTCATCAATTCCGTTGGCAGGTTTTATATAGGTATGTTTCATGTTCCTGGCCCAGCCATGAGCACGCAGCAACCTGAACAGGTCGGATAAGCCCTTATCCCTGCAGCCGACCATCCCGCCTTCCATTGTCGTTATGTGGTGAGAAAAGAAAAATGAATAGCTGCCGGCAATTCCGAAAGTTCCGACTGACTGACCTTTGTATTTTGCCCCAAGGGATTCGCAGCAGTCTTCAACTAACACAAGATCATGCTTTTGGCAGATTTCTGTTATTTTATCCATTTCGCAGGGATTGCCCATCAGGTGTACCAGGGAGATGGCCCTTGTCCTCGGGCCTATCTTTATTTCAAGGTCTTTAATGTCCATGTTAAGGGTAAAGGGGTCAGTATCTACGAGCCTGACCTTAAGGCCAGCCATCATTGGTGACCATATCTGCGTAGGCCATGTAACGGATGGCGCCAGTATTTCATCACCTGGTTCAAGCAGGTTGGCAGCCGGGTTAACAAGAGCAAAGGCAATCAGAAGGTCAGCAGATGAACCGCTGTTTACAAAAATAGATTCAGAGTGATTGAATTTCTCGCTGAAGGTTTTTTCAAACCTGAGAGTTTTGTCACCCATTGTCGTTACGAACATACACAACGACTCCACAGCTTCCATAATCTCTTCAATCTCGTAAGTTGCACAACTCAGGGGATACCAGTATTTTTGAGGTCTGGATTTTTTAGCCAGCAATCCTTCATCAATAAATGCCTGCAGGTTCTTTTTCAGATCGTCCTTGGATTTGTATTTCATGATATTCAGCATTTATTTGAATCTTGCCATTTATAAAAATCTTCCAAGACCATTTTCAATCCTGTTTCAAGATCAATTGAATGTTTCCAGCCCAAAGCTGATAACCTTGTTACATCAAGCAGTTTTCGCGGCATTCCATCAGGTTTTGATGTATCCCAGATGATCCGGCCCTTATAATCCACAAGTATTGCAATCAGCTCGGCCAGTTCTTTTATTGTGAAATCAATTCCCGAACCAACATTTATAATTTCAGGAGAATCATAATTTTCCAGCAGAAAAACACAGGCTTCAGCGCAATCATCTACGTGAAGAAATTCCCTGCGGGCACTGCCTGTTCCCCACAATGTCACAGACTTGGCGCCGGCTTGTTTTGCCTCAGCAAAGCGCCTTACCAGCGCAGAAATAACATGAGAGCGTTCAAATTCAAAATGATCGCCGGGCCCATATAAATTGCACGGCATGGGAGAAATTATATTAAGCCCATACTGTCTGTTCATTGCCTGAGCCAGGCGAATGCCTGCTATTTTTGCAATTGCGTAGGATTCATTTGTTGGCTCGACTGGCCCGTGCATAAAGTATTCTTCTTTCATTGGCTGCAAAGATTCTCTTGGGTATATGCATGAACTTCCCAAAAAAAGTGTTTTTTGAACTTTATACACAAGGCAGGCTTCCATGAGATTATTCTGGATTTTGAGATTGTCCAGCAGAAATTCCGTGGGTTCAGCCATGTTTGCTGCAATGCCGCCAACCTTTGCTGCCGCTATGATTACAATCTCGGGTTTGGTCTCATTAAAATGTGAAAAGACGCTTTTAGCGTCTTTCAGATCAAGTTCGCTGCGTGTTCTGATAATTAAATTTAAAAAACCTTTCTTTTTTAAACTTCTTAAAATTGCTGAACCAGCCAGGCCTTCGTGTCCTGCTACATAGATTCTTGAATTCTTATTTAGCCTCACATCCAAAATCCATTTTAAATTTTTTACACTGATCAAACATGATATGCATTAAAATTATATTGGCTTTCTGAGCCATGATTTTCTCAAGGAAAGAATTCTATTTATCATTTTAACAGTTAAATGACCTGCTCCGAGAGACGCTGTTATAAATAATGAAAGTCCTATCAGCAATTTGATAAAATACATCGGTCGTTTTATTGCAGTGTTGAAATTTTGAACCGTCAGGGCTTTTTTCATTAACTTAAGTGCTTCATCTGTCTTATCCTGTTCAATCAGATTGAAGGCACATGTCAATAAATCAATCGATTTATACATTTCATAAAAAGAAATAGATTTAGGCTTGGCAATTTTTCTTTCTTCCTCATCATTCAAATGAGAGTCAATTACCCTGAAATAATCAGCTAACACAGTCCGGCCTTTTGCAATTATTTCAGTACCCTGAGTGCTGGAAATCCGGTATTGATGCAGGGGTTCGTCTATGATACCAATCGGCCCCCATTTTTTTGCCATTCGTAGATACAAATCAATGTCCGATGCTGAATGATATATGTGCCAGTTGAAATTACCAACTTCATTAAGAACATTTTTACGGGTCATCATAGTGGGAACAGGAGTAAATGTGCAATATTTTAAAACAGCATTAAAAAATTCATCAAAATTAAGGAAGGTTATCCCTTTCAATTCGCTAGGGAGCAATCTCTTGCCCATACGGATTGGCCGGTCAAGTTCATCAATTGTCTGCATCATAGTAAATACTGCACTGACATCAGGATGCGTCTTTAGAAATTCAACCTGTTTGCGAACCATTGTCTGCGTGTAAATATCATCTGCGTGATATAAGGCGACAAGGGGACCATCGCATAGAGTTAAGGCATAATTCCAGTTGCCTTCAGCTCCGCCAGATATGACAGGATTGAAGTAATACTTTACTCCCCTGCTTTCATATTTTTTTGCAATTTCAGCAGTGTTGTCTGTTGAAGCATTGTCACAAACAAAAACATCGATATCCGGATAATCCTGTACAAGGATTGACTCTAAGGTACGTTCAATTGACCATCCGGCATTATGGGCCGGAATGCATATAGTTACATGATCACTGCTATTACTCATAAATTATTTTCCATGAGCCAGTCTATGGATCTTTTTACAGCAGAAAGAGAATCATACTGCAGTTTAAAATCAAAGGTTTCTTTGAGTTTTGATATATCAGGCAGGTATCGGGCAGGCAACTTTTCAGGCAATGCAGGTTCTTTGATCATTACAGGAACTTTCTTATTGAAGCATGAGCTGACAAATTCAGCCAGCTCAGATATTGAAATACCATCATCAGAACCGACATTAAAAGTACTGATGTCAGTTTCACCAAGTAAAATCTCCCATAATGCCACAGCCACATCTGTGCTATAACAATACGACCGAACAAGTGTGCCATCGCTGTTTATTATTATGGGTTCCTGTTTTTGACATTTCTTGATGAAATCAGTCACTGCATACTGTGCATTAAGATCGATATAGGGACCCACAAAGGTAAAGAGCCGGGCGACCTTTACCTGCATGCAATATCTTTCACGGTATATGGAGCTAAGAACTTCCGCATATCTTTTACCTTCGGCATAACCGGAAGTCGAGGTGGTGATGTCAGGCCCCTGAAGAAAATCTTCAGGAATTTGTTTAAGTCGGACTGGCTGTGTTCCATACACGGCGCCTGAGCTCAGATAAAGAAAGGATTTAACCTTATTTGTTTCAGCAAGCTTTAAAACATTCAAAGTTCCACTAGTTATAGTTTCCATGGATCCTAATGGATCATTGTTTGTAACAAATGGATCGGCAGTGGTCGCAGCGTGAATGATATAATCACATTTTATTTGGTCAAAAGTAAACTCACTTACATTACCTTTAACAGTAATGAAGTCATCCCTAGAGGCTATATCTGGCATTTTAGCAAAAAAAGCATACGGATTCCTGGTCAGGATAAAAGTTCTGCAGGGTTTTATAAGAATTGTGTCATTTAAATAAGCGAGAGTTTTTAAAAGATAACTGCCGATAAAACCAGTACCTCCGGTAATAAATAAATTTTGCCCTGAAAGAGCATAAAATTTATCTCCAACCCGGCTGATTATTGATGAAATATCTTCAGAAACCAACATACAAAAACTCGATACTTATTTAAGTACCTCAAGTATTTTTTTGCAGATGAATTCTGCATCAATACCATGATATTTGTGGAGGTAAGACTGAGTTCCAGTTATGCTGATATACTCATCTGTCAAACAGATTTGTGTAAGCTTGCAGTTGAATCCAGACATTGCCATTGCTTTAGAGACTGATCCGGTAAATCCTCCATATGATGTGTGCTCATCAACAGTAAAAATATTCGTAACCTTTGATGCGATCTGTTTAACAGTTTCATCGTCAAAAGGCTTTAATGTCGGAAAATTTATTACATATGGATTGACATTATTTTTTTTTAGATAAACTAATGCCTTTAGCACTTCAGAGATAATTGGTCCTGTAGAAAAAATAGCAATCTCAGTACCTTCATTTAAGCATGTTGCTTTACCGATCTCAAAAGGGGACAGATTTCCGTATATGTTAGGTTCTCCACCACGACCCAACCTGAGATAGCAGGGGCCATTTTTAGAGATAATTGCATGCATTACCTGTTTTGTTTCAAAAGGATCAGTAGGAGTAATAACCGTCATATTAGGCATGGATTGCATCAATGCAATATCCTCTATCCCGTGATGTGAATATCCAGCTGTTCCATAGGTAACACCACCACCAACAGCAACAATCTTGACGTTCAGATTATGATAACAAACATCGTTTCTTATTTGTTCAAGGCACCTGATAACAGGGAAATTAGCAATTGAGTATGTGAAAACAGTCTTTCCGGTTAATGCCAGACCAGCTGCAACACCAGTCATGTTTTGCTCAGCAACACCCATATTCACAAAGCGCTCAGGAAAGTAGTTGCCGAACCTTTCCAATACTGAAAAGCCAAGGTCCCCGGTTAAAAGCCATATACGTTCATCTGTTTGGGCTAATTCACAAAGAGTTTCGATAAATGCTGTTCTCATATCAATCAGAAAGTTCCTCAAGTGCAAGTTTTAATTGTTCTGAATTTGGTGATTTATAATGCCAGGCAAGGGTATTTTCCATGTATGATACACCCTTGCCTTTTATTGTATGAGCAATAATGATACTGGGTTTATCCTTTTCAAAGGGGACAGCTTTAAGTGTTTTTTCAATTTCACAATGATCATGCCCATTGATTTCACGAACCGACCAGTTAAATGTCTTCCATTTATCAACTATCGGATCTAGGTCGATGACATCTTTTACTGCACCAAAACCCTGCAATTTGTTATAATCGACAATTGCCACGAGGTTATCCAGTTTATGCTGAGGTGCAAAGAGGATGGCTTCCCAGTTCGATCCTTCATTAAGCTCTCCGTCACTCATTAAAACAAAAGACCTGAAAGTTGAGTTTTGTCTTTTTCCTGCTAATGCAATTCCACAGGCAACAGGTAGTCCATGCCCTAGTGATCCAGTCGACAGTTCGACTCCAGGAACATGATGGCTTGCATGCCCGGCAAACATACTCCCATTACTGCAGTAATCGTTTAATTGTTGAATCGGGAAAAAACCTTTTTCGGCAAGGACAGCATAAAGAACCGCTGCAGCATGACCTTTACTGAGGATGAACCTGTCTCTGTCTAAATACTGGGGATTGTCAGCTTTGTATTGTAATGTGGTTTCGTATAATACAGCCAGCAGATCTGCAATGCTCAGGCATGAACCAA contains these protein-coding regions:
- a CDS encoding glycosyltransferase, with the translated sequence MINRTFPVIVAYKDIFGLQKCLKFINYQTNPINDVIIIDNSRCIDPVILSWKSVSEKPFKIHLYTSEDNLGSAGGFSLGMKKAFDEGAEWIWLHDEDDYPEKDCLEKLLKDGKGFIRAPVIKDPETGRVLNYFKRNKGMLGYMYPAPADADIVNAAGTAGLLIHRKVIEEIGIYDPSFFVGFEDWDYCLRAAKKGFKVHVVKTAIVYHPDHQSLRNRFIKEKILKYLPPIFGFIRKGNIRDEFAVKNIITLTQRHMSSYVMPFSLILSILSLPLFKIINRNANIFLTLKTYLKSLCAE
- a CDS encoding glycosyltransferase family 10; protein product: MKKILIHTLSGGNNRMFDPNERDSYNDPYIFLRDRLLEKNYLLTTADDNSLHDCEWVFFFDIASVFPYSNFKARLKRTINKARGISIVRDLYSECLNSHLKDKMVLFLWEAPAVSPDNWKRENHEAFNIIFTWNDSIVDSIKYFKICWPQTGKFSIIPKIPFGKKKLLVNISMNKYSNHKRELYSERIKSIRHFETALPENFDLYGYGWNNPANLVEKILPFKKQVYSSYRGTVKNKWDVLPFYRFSLCYENLEGEPGYITEKIFDSMRCGCVPIYLGAPNITDYVDSNAFVDRRIFKTNKDLEDFIINIDEQEYKKYQDAIKDYLAGERFKNFLPESFANTINNTLKL
- a CDS encoding DegT/DnrJ/EryC1/StrS family aminotransferase, with the protein product MKYKSKDDLKKNLQAFIDEGLLAKKSRPQKYWYPLSCATYEIEEIMEAVESLCMFVTTMGDKTLRFEKTFSEKFNHSESIFVNSGSSADLLIAFALVNPAANLLEPGDEILAPSVTWPTQIWSPMMAGLKVRLVDTDPFTLNMDIKDLEIKIGPRTRAISLVHLMGNPCEMDKITEICQKHDLVLVEDCCESLGAKYKGQSVGTFGIAGSYSFFFSHHITTMEGGMVGCRDKGLSDLFRLLRAHGWARNMKHTYIKPANGIDERYTFINWGFNLRPTELQAGFGLVQLGRQPEFHKQRKKNAEYFGSYLLKYKDIMRLMQVSDNAECSWFALPVMLTPECPFSKENFLKYLEKMGVETRPIVTGNIALQPVVNMFPSLKDDNLHGANMIHKSGFYLGLYPFDSTEQMDRLFEIFDSYLKDYIK
- a CDS encoding glycosyltransferase family A protein, which codes for MNPLISVIVPTYNRPQLLKKALISILSQTFCDYEIIVVNDGGTPINEILNSIGFSNRITIINHFKNLGISTARNTGIKLSKGKYIAYLDDDDIYYPNHLETLVNCLENSEYKVAYSDACMISQVHTNANTVKISKSFPYSFDFSKDKILVHNISPTLCFMHNKACFSDTGFFNENLFANEDWDLWIRLSRNYDFKHIKKVTAEFRRDISEKTITTTQSKEFYDSMKIIFNNTQQYTKNKPLIRTAQKLQLICMKDAINKSYMRSKYNYSVGILPAKLLLYILKKTIH
- a CDS encoding glycosyltransferase, coding for MSNSSDHVTICIPAHNAGWSIERTLESILVQDYPDIDVFVCDNASTDNTAEIAKKYESRGVKYYFNPVISGGAEGNWNYALTLCDGPLVALYHADDIYTQTMVRKQVEFLKTHPDVSAVFTMMQTIDELDRPIRMGKRLLPSELKGITFLNFDEFFNAVLKYCTFTPVPTMMTRKNVLNEVGNFNWHIYHSASDIDLYLRMAKKWGPIGIIDEPLHQYRISSTQGTEIIAKGRTVLADYFRVIDSHLNDEEERKIAKPKSISFYEMYKSIDLLTCAFNLIEQDKTDEALKLMKKALTVQNFNTAIKRPMYFIKLLIGLSLFITASLGAGHLTVKMINRILSLRKSWLRKPI
- a CDS encoding GDP-L-fucose synthase yields the protein MISVKNLKWILDVRLNKNSRIYVAGHEGLAGSAILRSLKKKGFLNLIIRTRSELDLKDAKSVFSHFNETKPEIVIIAAAKVGGIAANMAEPTEFLLDNLKIQNNLMEACLVYKVQKTLFLGSSCIYPRESLQPMKEEYFMHGPVEPTNESYAIAKIAGIRLAQAMNRQYGLNIISPMPCNLYGPGDHFEFERSHVISALVRRFAEAKQAGAKSVTLWGTGSARREFLHVDDCAEACVFLLENYDSPEIINVGSGIDFTIKELAELIAILVDYKGRIIWDTSKPDGMPRKLLDVTRLSALGWKHSIDLETGLKMVLEDFYKWQDSNKC
- a CDS encoding oligosaccharide flippase family protein; translation: MDRLNRTSINMFSSLLGYAIPMVINLVSTPLLLDAVGETAFGLQSLVAVIIGYLTVMDMGLDLPITKYLAEDHARNDTASANKMLNNTLQLYLIIGFIGMTVIILFAKILSENVFKVPADMSSQAVIVFQLAGIGFLGSVGMSWGRAVSMGLQRFEITYGVAIITNLAGIGFGLLLVYLGYGVVGFVLMRVLSTVCAGIAYWMIARILLPAYRFKPGFDFPTIRRLRSYIGYGAINRGLSAIVSRLDQTLIGIWLGVAAAGIYSIPFMIVNSLSYMIAYMLGFTFPMASELHSTDQHEKLKDIYIRSTRFITVLSCMIFIPMFVFGNSFMLIWVGKTVSSQTNTVLMLLTASFFLSTLFVALPNNIAVGTGRIRQFTVYCMFRAVVLGLSCLVFIKPFGLNGAGFALILTNAVDLVFLIIVLKRFLKLSPYALFLSAYCPPLVLGIILAIVSFFIRPISCSWVGLIIAIGLFDIIYLVISFKINIFGEAEKLVLKNIFLIARRISHTD
- a CDS encoding glycosyltransferase, giving the protein MKILLVAAFGRNEAESYEYYNFYLTLKSITESVEKFDFLKIFNESGRFKMNNALLDKVKEYRPDIVIFVPHTNQFIPEIVDEINKYSKTLGYFFDDIWRRKYSNFWAEHFNFVTTSDVHGVKRFRDAGHKNAIFSPFACNTGFFTKKDLPKTIDVSFVGQFHPFRAWCLRQIEKSGINVMIRGAGWNNGPVEYIEMIDIFNKSKINLNLSNSVSWDIRYLMGINRPVTETLKAWRNTAYVFIKNDHKIHEQVKGRHFEISSCGGFQLSYYVEGLEKLYDISNEIAIYDSTDKMIEKIHYYLKHEDEREEIAFRGYQRTLRDHDMKQRFIEIFDAIKLDSTQ